The DNA segment CTTTGgttctttgaatgaaaatttGTAGTCCATTCTCCTCTAAACAGGTTCTTAACGTTTCTTGTTgggaataattatatttactcGATTTGCAGCTCGACGTTTTCCCAAGCTGCAATTGTTGCGTTTTTTAGCAACCTTGCAGATTTTGGCCTTCATGGTTCGATGATGGTACTTCTCTATTTCGATGAATTACacatattttgttttatgaaCTTACGTAATTATAGTGGCTCTATACTCACTGTTCCAAAAACTTAAAGCTGTCATAAAGAGTGTAATTTAGGACCGGTTTGAATGCTTAGAATATCTCAATGTATCTGTTAGtagtaatgaaatggtttgaattataatgttttattgggttttgggagataagagataaaaagttgaataaaaatattttaaagttcaaattttttagtattatttttgtgtCGAAATTTGGAAAAgactattgttttttgtgttttgtttgggagtttgggaaagttgtaatagttaggtaatgattagatgaaaaagttgaagatttgaaattgaaaaatattttgtgtttgattgATTTATGAGTATAAAATATCTGAGAATACTTGAGAATAGTTGTGTTGCCAAATGGACcttaatcatctaattcaacaaTCCCCTAGTGCGTGGCCACACCCTTCTTCTTAATGTAAGTCACTGCACATTTGTTTTGGAAAAATAACTGACACAAGAAATGGTTGCCTGAATATGAGCTGCTGTCTATGCCTCTTATGCTGACAAAAACAGAATGATTTCAATTTTCTTCATGTTTGGTTGAAATGAACTAATTTCTGGTTGCTCTAAAGAACTAGCCCTAAAATCTTCAAATTTAGACATTGTATTTTTAAAAGGTTTTAATTAATGGGTAACTTAAAAGTCATGAATTGGCATTATGCAGGTGGTTTATATACCGAAATATTATGTTATGCAAGTGGACCCTATAATTTTACATAAGGCATTATGGTGTTGAAgtttgttatttcctttgcagtATTATCTAAAGGCCAGGTTTCACTTTAACAAGGACCAGTTCGCTGACTTAATGATCATTTCTGGGATCGCAGGGACCATATCACAGGTATGTTAAGACATTTTTTTTGGGTGCAAGTCACTTGCATTCCCCTTGCGTAGTCACTTTCAATATAGCCATGGTTCCTTTTATTCCATGTTGAAGTcaatgtcaaaaataaaaataaaaattaaagcaaTCATGCAGCTCTTCCTCATGCCTGCATTGGTTCCTGCTCTAGGAGAGGAGAAGCTGCTTTCAGTAGGACTCCTTTTTAGCTGTGCACATGTAAGCACCTCGTCTCTCTGTAATATTTCCCTTAGATGCCACAACAGCTTGAGCATAAGAACTTCTGTCAAGGTTGATTGTCACCTTTTCAAAGCAAAAGTTATATAGCATGTAGATCATGTTCTCATTTAATAACTTATGGCTTGAATGCAGATGTTTCTTTACAGCATTGCGTGGTCTGTCTGGGTACTTCTTTGCAACTTTACTTCAAATCCAAGTTTcttccttttaattttattcaattggtttgctccattatatttattaagactacttttattctttttttagacTAAATTAGGTATATGCTTTAGCTAACTTCAATTATGTTACAGTCTGACTAACAGTTTGAATGCTGACAGGTTCCTTACATCGCTGCTATGTTCTCCATATTGTTTTATCTCTCACATCCATGTGTGAGTCTTCTTCATTTTGTAGTTTCAATCTTGGCGCATTTACTTTGTTATAGTCTGTTAAATAAATTACTATAAAATGTGCAGATGAGGAGCATTGTTTCTAAACAAGTTGGGTCCTGTGAACAGGTAAGTTTCTTAAAGAGTCCCTTCAATGGCATAATTCTGTTGACAGCTGCTTTTATCCCATTAAATAATATACAtggattgtttttcttttagtgaagtgaaattaaataaaggaaaaaaagagagatgaagTTGCAGAAAAATAGTCCTGCAGTCTGTATGGCCTCAAATATGTCCCAATTAGAGCAGATAGTTcgccctcccccccccccccccccccccccccccccccccctctcgcCAGCACAGGTTCTCCTTTTTACATCTAAAAATCcctattcttttgtttttggtttctgtTCCCGTCTCTTACAGGGAATGGCTCAAGGGTGCATTTCAGGCATATGTTCCTTTGCTAACGTTGTTTCTCCCTTAGCTTTCTCTCCTCTAACAGGTGATTGGGAATTTAGTTCAGTCTCATATTAAGCTCAAAGCCAATTGATCTTAACAATGTTAAATTGTTCTTTCAGCTTTATTCCTGTCTGATCAGGCACCTTTCAATTTCCCTGGATTCAGTATTATGTGCATTGGATTTGCTTCGGTAAGAGAGTTTATGTTATGTTGAAGATGTGCATTAGAGTCATTATCAACGACAGCACTTGCCTTCTGATAGCAAAACTAAACTCCTCCTTTTTACATTTAGATGGTCTAATTAGTTAAGATTCATGATTGTACACTGCTGCATAGAGTGGCATATCTCTGTTATATATGTTGGTTCAATAGATAAATCCATATGTGATTTATACCACCATGTAGACTGCCATATGTTTATTAGATGTGGCTACCTATCAGTCTAAACCAGGACTTGGTCATTTTGTGGGACAAGAGAATAAAATAAGACAATGTTTAAGGTGGTATATTGTAACAACCCGGCTTaatatttttaaggaaaatttaCTGGGCCGAAATTATGTTTGATGGGCCATATTGAAAAGCCCAATTGCAATTTATTGGATAACCAAGCGAGCCCGCATTTTATGACTGTCTTTTCCCGTTTAGTTGGTTTGGGAAACTATGATTATGTTTTAGCCATGGTTTATTTGATTAACTCTTTCACGAgggaaacaatttttttatttaattgtgcGAGTCTCTTGCCTGGCTTAATTTACACAAGTACGTGACATCCCTAGCCTATGGGAAGGGAGTGTTGCATATATGGTTTATGATTCAAATGACTCCTATATCATTTGGCATTGAATAATTAGATCAATGAACTTGCGTCCAAGGGCATGAAATCCTCCTAGATTCTGGCTAGCAAAGCCTAAATTTCAGAGTCCCAATCATTGTAATCCCAATTCAGACTAGCTTCCCTATGccttttatcttaaaaaaaaattcttgttcattttgaagtCTTTAGCTTTGTATTTTGCTTTTTATCTAAATGtttcaatatataattacaattcTTAGTTTCCCTTTTCTACTTTCTGGTTATAGAGACGAATTCTAAGAAAGTTTGTATGTGTAGATGATAGCCTTCATTCAGAGTATGACGATAAGAGCAGCTCCTTCCATGTTATTTCAGAGAGGCAGCGATTGCGACAATGCAGAGGTATAGTTTTTAACAATATGAATGCTCCCAACTGGAAGCATTCTCCCTACTATTCTGAAACCtttagttattagatatacGCATGTTGTCAAGGAATATAACTCTCAAGTTGCAACAACCATCTTACTACAGTAATCTTGAGCAGGTGTAAATCACTCCAAACCATTTGCTCACAGTCATATCGGGAGTCTGTTTGACGTCATGGCAACATATTCTGCTATTTATAAAGGTTGCCTTAAAAGTCGATTTGGTGAGGAAACAGCACATTTGAGCCTATTTTTGAAAAGCACTTCAACGGTAAAAATCTCTGTATGTTCaaattttcagaaaatgataCATGCCTTTAACACTTCTTATTATCACAAGTTGGACTTGAATGAATTGTGTAGAAGAGAAAAGGGCATACTCCTTGAGTCATTGATGACTTACCAGCTATATGATAGTGAAAGTCTTATGCCCTATCTGTTCATTGCCACCTTTTGTGTGATTTTACAGTCGACACATGAGTTGCGcaaatagagtaatgttatttgTAAAACCACGAGCAGAACAACTACCCAACATTACTGATGTGGCAGTCATAAAAAGTCTGAAATTCAAAAAGAACCGCAATGTCCATAACATGCATGCCACTTAAGTGATGTTATGCGGGTGTAACACTAGCAGCATTCCTCGTACAAATAATATAaagtatatttaatatattatatcaatttattagtgtatatatatttaatatattatatcaatttattagtgTATATACCTTTGTAAACCTAACACTTATATTTAGATATACGCTTTGATATAAAGAAGGATGAAATGATAGCTTACACATCTTTTTCTTGTTGGTCCTTACAATTTTCGGACTATAATTGGCCTTTATCCTCAGTCCTTTTGATAAGGAAAGTCGTGCCAATGTCCACCGTCGTCAAGGTATAGGTCTCGTGAAAATTTAAATGTGGGATAGATAATTAATGTTGTGACCAGATCCTTTTGAAGGATGCAATTGGATGTGAGTTCTTAAATAAGGCTTCATTCAGTTTCACAAACTTTTAAAACTATCTCACcttatatcatcttatctcatattatctcaacatctaaatattattcaaacataaatattttttaatttcaaattcttaactttttcatataatcattacttgatctttacaatttttctaaattttctaacaaaatataaaaagtaatttaacttttttcaattccaaataaaattaatattaaaaaagtatattctaactatcttttaactttataattttttattcaactttttctctcgtTTTTctaaatctcataaaaatcttaattcaattcatttcacTACTGGTCATAATTTTTCatgtcatttcatttcatctatgtaaccaaacgagacttAAATCCTCTCAGACCCACCTAATGTGAAGTCTAATTAGCACTATAAGCAGAAGGAGAAGTACTAAAAATGGGAGGATTAGATGAAGGTCGTAAGAATTGTTGTGGGAGAAGTCTAATTTTTAAAGGTTGTAAGACTCTTGAAGTGAGACAGAGATGTAAAATCTACAAACTACAAGTCTTGCATCTTGGGTTTGAAACCAATTGGCTTAAGAATTAATATCCCCTATTATCATTCACATCATACACTTCGTATCACCATTTTTTTGGGCATAATTTAAATCTACTTTGCCTTCTAACTTGacgaaaatcaaaacaaaagcaCCCAAAATGTTCAATTAAGAAGTGCACCAGAAATCTACAAAACTCAAATGGAAGAGAATGATAGATCGTTCACCACATACATTGATTATTAAGCTCTACTACCtttacaaaaaaagtaaaagggaTGGAAACATGATCGTGATATCCTTAGCAGAGCTAGCTTTCAAACTAACTTAATTAACGGTCACTTTTCCCACCATGCCTGCTCCCTGGTGAGGAGAACAGTAGAAGGAGTAACTTCCCTTTTCTGTCAAGGTCACAGCGTACGTCTCTCCTGGGGCATTGAGGAGGTCTTCCTCGCTCATGGAGATCTTCCCGGCGTCGACACCGCTGGGAATTTCGTCTTCATCGAATACAACGTTGTGGGGGAAACCTGCATTGTTCTTGAACACTATCTTCTCTCCGGGGCTGACGCTGAAGCTGTTGGGAATGAAAGCCAAGCCCCCATCATCACCGCCGAGCAAGACCTCTATGGCCATGGCATTGCTTGCAAGCAGTGCACTTGCGGCGGTGGCCGCAACAGCAACGCCCACATCCTTGAGTGAAGCCTTGATGCTGAGCCTTGGGACTGCAGAGGCTGAGACTTTAGCGGTGGCGTTAACTTTGGCTGCACCGGCTGCTTTTAGGCCGGTGAATGATGGGATGGCAACAGCTGCAGAGGTGACAGTGGCCATGGATAaggatttttcctttttctttgtggACTTGTTTTGTGTTGCTAGTTGGAGGGGATCGAAAGGACCAGAGAGGGGGGTTGGATTTTAATAGGGTGAGGCTGATTTTGTGTGGTATGGATTGGAGGAGAGATCTGTGTTAGATAACGAATGGGTGTGGCGTACAACGCATGAGTGGATGAAGGGGTTATCTGCTGGGGATAGTTGCCATTGGCTGCGTTGGATACTATCCAATGACGTGGCTTGGACTTTCCCAACTTAAGGAGGAAATGTTAGAACTAAGAAGTAAACCAAATTAGTGGAGGACGACAGCCACTGAATAAGATTTTGCATCTTTGTTAAGAATTCTTTGATCTTCTAATCATATGGGAAGATATTGCATTTATATGATTCTCATCTCCTTGGGAGCATTCGACAGATGGTAAATGCTATATACTACAAACTCCATCCCACTTCTGGTTGGACGTGGACGCAATATTATCGGTCGATTCTTAAATTTATTACTGTAACAAACAAGAGCTAAATATACCATACTCGCATCTTACTGCTATATTTCTTTATTGGTGTAACTTTATCTATctatttttgaatttgaatttgttattttaaaagaaagatCGGATCTAATGTGTATGTTGAGGCAATAAACCAGTCACGGAAGTTCTGGTTCTTTCTACACTTTGTAACAAAATATCACAAAGATAATAATTTGTTACGCTGCTTTGAACATGTGTGTCCCTGTCATTTTGAGGACCCATTAGGTACTGGTAAAATCTTGGAAGCATCTTTCCATTCCAACCTTGGAAATATGTGGCCAATGTAACATTCCCGTGCGAGATTTTTTAGGCATGACAAATCCATTTGCAGCTTTGCTTACTCAACCCATCCCATCAAAGTGCTCAAATTCTCAAATTCTGAGATGTGGACTTGCAATTTCCTATTCTTCTTTGCCAGGCATAATTTGTTAGTAGCGTTACATCCCCGAGCGAGAACCCACCGAATaaggtaaataaaaataaataaataaataatcattcctatttttaaatatttttaaaaaaataaaaaaaattcacatcacttaaaaaaacacagaataattaatatatagatccTATTGTTAGGAAAGATGAAGAGCATTGTTTCTGAATACAGAATAATTACTTCGAAAATAAGGCTTTGAAAAACTATTCAATATGCTACTAAGGAGAAGGACAATAAACATGATTTCTAACACAACTTCATATGATCATCTAGTAAGTATAGGGACATTTCACCGCATTAGAgctgtataatttttatttttattttttttttaatttttataggtGAGCTGTATAATTACTATTTTGATAACAAACAAACAAAGGTTTACTTGAAGCCTTGCATGGTGTTGCAAAAGCCACAATGGTTTAAAACCTACGTGACAACAGCTTTAAACATGATCCTTGAGCAAAACGGCAAGTCTTATGAAGTTATTCAACAAAATGATTCTTCCAAAGAATGAATTCAAAGACTTGTGACATGAATCCTCCATGCACATTAAGAGCAATTATCTAGTAACGCATACTCTCTAAAGTTATTGCATAGCAACTCTCATACTCAAAGATTCCAATTAGATACAAAGGTCTATTACTTTTAATTAAGTTGACTAGTCAATGTGACAAATGTAACACGAATCACTATAAAACCCAGTTTCACCAAATAAGGTACCAACAACCTGGGACTTTACACTGCACCTCTATCATACTTCTACCCAATGTGGAACTTGGTGAGTGGGGTTAACCACAATTCTCCTATAGTCAAACGTCCAGGCCTCAGGGTATCCACAGTGACTATCACTATACAACTTCCCACCCTATCGTGCATGCATTAACCAAATCAGCGATTAGCATCTCCCATGCAACTCGTACAAATAGAATGGCCAACCTACACTTCCAAAGAAACAATTGGAATATGAACAGTCAATGCAGACTGCTGTTAGACTTCTTTTTCAGCTAGATGGTTTCACAATTGAAGAATACTTCACAGAGAACAAATAAATCTTTTCAAGGAAACCATTTAGACTTTCCTGACTGCTAACATTTGAAATGACCTCATTATTGTTGAGTTGGATTTGCAACAAAATTTGAATCTTCAAATCTATCTAGAGATTGCGTTCTTCCAAAAGTCCTAAAAACAACATATCTAGAGATTGAGTCAATACTTATCGTTTCAATGCTTAACATTCTAccaaatttcattgatgaatcCAACTTAGAATCCAGTTACCAatatgaaaagaataataaaaataacagaaACATTTACAAACGGGACAGAAAAAGTTGCCAAGAACAAGGAAAGGAATGTACACCACTTATACAATTGATCTTCACCTCATTATATGGGAAATCCATCATTTCTATCATCCTCTGTATCAAGGTACTTGAAGCCAACCTCATCCCATTTCGGGTCTTG comes from the Carya illinoinensis cultivar Pawnee chromosome 8, C.illinoinensisPawnee_v1, whole genome shotgun sequence genome and includes:
- the LOC122318606 gene encoding plastocyanin-like — encoded protein: MATVTSAAVAIPSFTGLKAAGAAKVNATAKVSASAVPRLSIKASLKDVGVAVAATAASALLASNAMAIEVLLGGDDGGLAFIPNSFSVSPGEKIVFKNNAGFPHNVVFDEDEIPSGVDAGKISMSEEDLLNAPGETYAVTLTEKGSYSFYCSPHQGAGMVGKVTVN